One stretch of Segatella copri DNA includes these proteins:
- a CDS encoding glycoside hydrolase 5 family protein: protein MKKIFILLMMALATCNISAKSNFVQVKDGHFVRDGKPYYYVGTNFWYGAILGSEGQGGNRERLCRELDKMKEMGIDNLRILVGSDGKRGVKTKVEPTLQEAPGVYNDTILAGLDYLLMEMGKRKMLAVLYLNNSWEWSGGYGYYLEQAGLGQAPRPNEDGYPAFMNFVAKYASCEKAHQLFYDYVKFILTRTNRYTKKKYKDDPAIMSWQIGNEPRAFSKEQLPAFEKWLGEASKLIRSLDKNHLISIGSEGKWGCEGELNCWERICADKNVDYCNIHLWPYNWSWARKDHLQEDLGISCQNTKDYIDEHLEVCGRIRKPLVMEEFGYPRDGFSFSTSSTTEARDGYYKYVFSLVGDNAASGGYFAGCNFWGWGGFANPKHEQWQVGDDYTGDPAQEAQGLNSVFSTDKSTLDVVKTQVDRMKKIGKL from the coding sequence ATGAAGAAGATATTTATTTTATTGATGATGGCATTGGCTACATGCAATATCTCAGCGAAGTCAAACTTTGTGCAGGTAAAGGACGGACATTTCGTTCGTGATGGTAAACCTTATTATTATGTAGGTACCAATTTCTGGTATGGTGCAATCCTCGGTTCAGAAGGACAGGGTGGCAACCGTGAGCGTCTCTGTAGGGAACTCGATAAGATGAAGGAGATGGGCATTGATAATCTCCGCATCCTGGTGGGCTCTGATGGAAAGCGAGGAGTGAAGACCAAAGTTGAGCCGACGCTGCAGGAAGCTCCGGGCGTTTATAACGATACGATTCTTGCAGGTCTTGACTATCTTCTGATGGAGATGGGCAAACGCAAGATGCTGGCCGTGCTCTACCTGAACAATTCCTGGGAATGGAGTGGCGGTTATGGCTATTACCTGGAGCAGGCTGGTTTGGGTCAGGCTCCCCGTCCTAACGAAGATGGATATCCTGCCTTCATGAACTTCGTCGCCAAATATGCATCCTGCGAAAAGGCGCATCAGCTTTTCTATGATTATGTGAAATTCATACTTACGAGAACCAACAGATATACAAAGAAGAAGTATAAGGATGACCCGGCCATCATGTCATGGCAGATAGGTAATGAGCCTCGTGCTTTCAGCAAAGAGCAGTTGCCTGCTTTCGAAAAGTGGCTGGGTGAAGCGAGCAAGCTGATCCGTTCGCTCGATAAGAATCATCTGATTTCTATCGGTAGCGAAGGTAAATGGGGATGTGAAGGAGAACTGAACTGTTGGGAACGGATCTGTGCCGACAAGAATGTGGATTATTGCAACATTCATCTTTGGCCATACAACTGGAGTTGGGCTAGAAAAGACCATTTGCAGGAAGATTTGGGAATCTCCTGCCAGAACACAAAGGACTATATTGATGAACATCTTGAGGTATGCGGACGTATCAGGAAGCCATTGGTGATGGAGGAGTTCGGCTATCCTCGTGATGGTTTCTCTTTCTCAACTTCTTCTACAACAGAAGCACGTGATGGATATTATAAGTATGTGTTCAGTCTTGTTGGCGACAATGCAGCATCCGGCGGTTACTTTGCCGGTTGCAACTTCTGGGGATGGGGCGGCTTTGCCAATCCTAAGCATGAGCAGTGGCAGGTAGGTGATGACTACACCGGTGATCCTGCTCAGGAAGCGCAAGGTCTGAACTCCGTTTTCTCTACCGATAAATCTACATTGGATGTAGTAAAGACGCAGGTAGACAGAATGAAGAAGATTGGTAAGTTATAA
- a CDS encoding transposase: protein MKRKTRIERVYNEDTGWFETREVELNSYSFTDDDRIMIVREYMESGLPAEEIIKKYYISSRTVLFSWMDKFLNEKDLLSLPPEDQNRDDMAKTTNEQLKEKDAEIKRLRKALELEKLRSKAFSTMIDLAEETFNIPVRKKSGTKQ, encoded by the coding sequence ATGAAACGTAAGACAAGAATTGAACGTGTGTATAATGAGGACACAGGTTGGTTTGAGACCCGTGAGGTAGAGTTGAATAGCTACTCTTTTACAGATGATGATCGTATCATGATAGTTCGAGAGTATATGGAGAGTGGGCTCCCAGCAGAAGAAATCATCAAGAAATACTATATAAGCAGTCGTACAGTGCTATTTTCTTGGATGGATAAGTTCTTAAATGAAAAAGATTTGTTATCTTTGCCGCCAGAAGACCAAAACCGTGACGATATGGCAAAGACAACAAATGAACAGTTGAAAGAGAAAGATGCAGAGATTAAGCGTCTCCGCAAGGCTTTGGAGTTAGAGAAGCTTCGCTCTAAGGCATTCTCCACCATGATTGACCTCGCAGAAGAAACCTTCAATATTCCTGTGAGAAAAAAATCTGGTACCAAACAGTAA
- a CDS encoding IS3 family transposase — MLRTECQSQGLGTLCGLFGFTRQAYNKRNVSDGFAEEAIESIIIEKAREYRKSNPGLGAAKLHAILKQMFEDTGCFPGRDAFIEMLRKHGLMVRIKRRRRYKTTDSDHNYRKYPNLIKGVVPTHPNQIWASDITYVETNEGVCYLSLITDLYSHKIVGWAVGPTLETVYPLEALKMAYKSIDEETAKGLIHHSDRGSQYCSQNYVSILKSHGSQISMTQTGDPLENAIAERANGILKTEWLYRMTIPTRKVCKKELTRIIAFYNDERPHMSIGNQTPSVAHTQVGPQQKMWKNPWENSSN, encoded by the coding sequence TTGCTCCGCACAGAGTGCCAGAGCCAAGGTTTAGGCACTCTATGCGGGCTGTTTGGTTTCACCCGGCAAGCATATAATAAGCGCAATGTCTCTGACGGCTTTGCTGAAGAGGCCATTGAGTCTATCATCATTGAAAAGGCACGTGAGTATCGTAAGTCGAATCCTGGCTTAGGAGCTGCAAAGTTGCATGCCATATTGAAACAGATGTTTGAGGATACTGGCTGCTTCCCTGGTCGTGACGCATTTATTGAGATGCTGCGTAAGCATGGACTCATGGTACGTATAAAGCGCCGTAGGCGCTATAAGACAACAGATTCCGACCATAATTATCGCAAATATCCAAACCTGATTAAGGGAGTAGTTCCTACCCATCCGAACCAGATTTGGGCAAGTGACATCACCTATGTTGAAACCAATGAAGGTGTGTGCTATCTCTCGCTTATAACAGATCTGTATTCCCATAAAATCGTTGGATGGGCTGTTGGTCCAACATTAGAAACTGTATATCCATTAGAAGCGCTTAAAATGGCATATAAAAGCATTGATGAAGAAACTGCAAAAGGACTCATTCATCACTCTGACAGAGGAAGCCAGTATTGCAGTCAGAATTATGTATCTATCCTAAAAAGTCATGGCTCACAAATAAGTATGACTCAAACAGGAGATCCTTTGGAGAATGCTATAGCAGAACGTGCAAACGGCATTTTAAAAACAGAATGGCTTTATAGAATGACAATTCCTACTCGTAAAGTATGTAAGAAGGAACTGACCAGGATTATTGCGTTTTATAACGACGAAAGACCGCATATGAGTATCGGTAATCAAACACCATCAGTTGCACATACTCAAGTGGGGCCACAGCAGAAAATGTGGAAAAATCCTTGGGAAAATTCTTCTAATTAG
- a CDS encoding helix-turn-helix domain-containing protein, translating to MAKHLNPLEKEFLIRKFKGNSKVKLSDFCRANNVSETSFKKWLKQYEEAGIEGLARADAEIGNILPEGIDKTKEGYKREILRLRIENERLKKKYLVRQNEDGQTEYVRLKMKSSK from the coding sequence ATGGCAAAGCATTTAAATCCATTGGAAAAGGAGTTCTTGATTCGTAAGTTCAAGGGAAACTCCAAAGTTAAGCTCAGTGATTTCTGCAGGGCAAACAATGTCTCGGAAACTTCTTTTAAGAAGTGGCTGAAGCAATATGAAGAAGCAGGCATAGAGGGGTTGGCTCGTGCTGATGCTGAGATTGGGAACATACTTCCTGAGGGCATTGACAAAACCAAGGAGGGGTATAAGCGAGAAATCCTACGCTTGCGTATTGAGAATGAACGGCTCAAAAAAAAATATCTGGTGAGGCAGAACGAGGATGGGCAAACGGAGTATGTTCGTTTAAAAATGAAGAGTTCAAAATAG
- a CDS encoding IS3 family transposase gives MLSHEYPVKDICKMMGVSRSGYYKWLRREPSSREINREFMVGVVEDIHSEHPTHGYRWVAAYIRINLQLSISDNFSYKCFQYLGIQSQTRHKIHYKPRKVKDKYPNLIYSTWDTVDRPRQVIVSDMTVIKYSWFFFELTMYFDVFTKEILTWHVAERRGHRDQYIDGLNDVINLLKGTDEPTVLHTDQGSVYASLAYNELIKDTLIVRSMSRAGKPTDNPVNESLNGWIKEELFIDFKIETCNSREEFEEALDAYVDYYNEKRPCYAIGYDTPNNYRKRFYKGELPRKDTFGKREANATPKFITERKKMAGNEKNKE, from the coding sequence ATGCTATCGCACGAGTATCCTGTCAAGGATATCTGCAAGATGATGGGAGTAAGTCGGTCGGGGTATTACAAGTGGCTTAGAAGAGAGCCTTCATCCCGTGAGATCAATCGTGAGTTCATGGTGGGTGTGGTTGAGGACATACACTCGGAACACCCTACACATGGCTACAGGTGGGTGGCAGCGTACATAAGAATCAATTTACAGTTGAGTATCAGCGACAATTTCTCTTATAAATGCTTCCAATATCTTGGTATTCAGTCACAAACGAGACACAAGATACATTACAAACCACGTAAGGTAAAGGATAAGTACCCCAACCTCATTTATTCCACGTGGGACACGGTAGACAGACCTCGACAAGTTATCGTCTCTGACATGACAGTCATCAAATACTCTTGGTTCTTCTTTGAGTTGACCATGTATTTCGATGTCTTTACGAAAGAAATCCTAACGTGGCATGTGGCTGAGAGACGTGGACATAGAGACCAGTACATTGATGGGCTAAATGATGTCATCAACCTGTTGAAGGGCACAGATGAGCCAACTGTTCTTCATACGGACCAAGGTAGCGTGTATGCTTCGCTCGCCTATAATGAGCTGATAAAGGACACCTTGATTGTGAGGTCTATGTCCAGGGCAGGAAAGCCTACAGACAACCCTGTGAACGAATCCCTCAACGGATGGATAAAAGAGGAATTGTTCATAGACTTCAAGATTGAGACATGTAATTCAAGAGAGGAGTTCGAGGAGGCCTTGGACGCATACGTGGATTATTACAATGAGAAAAGACCATGTTATGCTATCGGCTATGATACGCCAAATAATTACAGGAAGAGGTTTTATAAAGGGGAGCTTCCAAGAAAGGACACTTTTGGGAAGCGAGAGGCTAATGCAACACCGAAGTTCATCACAGAACGGAAGAAAATGGCTGGAAATGAGAAAAATAAAGAATAA
- a CDS encoding ATP-binding protein, producing the protein MKYLKRQIDKEFEAWKSSVEHKPLLVRGARQVGKSSAIRHLGESFPYFLEVNFERDKTVKEFFDGDLNVKFISEQLSAYFKVPVIPGKTLLFLDEIQACPNAIHSLWFFKEDYPELHVVAAGSLLEFALKDLGAYGVGRIRSMFVYPMSFDEFLYALGDDGLVSMKRNATSQKPLMNVFYERLVERFRSFLLIGGMPAAVAKYVDTNSYLEVDSVLSELKQTYIDDFVKYKAKVNPVLLRQTLFSVAHQVGSKFVFSQVEGGYTTAQVKNALEMLRDAGIIIPVWHTAANGIPLGAEINPKFVKYNLIDHGFLLNLLGIGDSTNSIVKELLVDNAADLVDKGSLTEMVAGLELLKYMSPNERHDLYYWQNLTRGTVSEVDYVLSRGIDIVPMEVKSGLRGSMASLYVFMEKEHIKYAIRCSLENFGEFVSPKGKKILVNPLYAISNLFSCGERLL; encoded by the coding sequence ATGAAGTATCTGAAAAGACAAATAGATAAAGAGTTTGAAGCGTGGAAAAGTTCTGTAGAGCATAAACCATTGCTTGTGAGAGGAGCAAGGCAGGTAGGTAAGTCAAGTGCCATTAGACACTTGGGAGAGTCCTTTCCTTATTTCTTGGAAGTTAACTTTGAGCGTGATAAGACTGTCAAGGAATTCTTTGATGGAGATTTAAACGTGAAGTTTATTTCGGAGCAATTGTCGGCATATTTCAAAGTTCCCGTTATTCCTGGCAAAACCTTGTTGTTCTTAGATGAGATACAGGCATGCCCTAATGCCATCCATAGCTTGTGGTTTTTCAAGGAAGATTATCCTGAACTTCATGTAGTGGCGGCTGGATCGCTGTTGGAATTTGCATTGAAGGATTTAGGTGCTTATGGAGTAGGGCGTATCCGCTCGATGTTTGTATATCCGATGTCTTTTGATGAATTCCTTTATGCTTTAGGTGATGATGGATTGGTAAGTATGAAACGGAATGCAACCTCTCAAAAGCCATTGATGAATGTCTTCTATGAGCGATTAGTGGAGAGGTTTCGTTCATTCTTGCTTATAGGTGGTATGCCTGCTGCTGTGGCTAAGTACGTTGATACGAATAGTTATTTGGAAGTAGACTCTGTGCTTAGTGAGTTGAAGCAAACTTATATAGATGATTTCGTGAAATATAAAGCAAAGGTCAATCCTGTTTTGCTGCGTCAAACATTGTTTAGTGTGGCTCATCAAGTGGGGAGTAAATTCGTGTTTAGCCAAGTGGAAGGGGGATATACGACTGCGCAAGTCAAGAATGCTTTGGAGATGCTTAGAGATGCTGGTATCATTATACCTGTATGGCATACTGCGGCAAATGGCATTCCGCTTGGTGCAGAGATTAATCCGAAGTTTGTGAAGTATAATCTGATAGATCATGGCTTTCTCCTCAATCTGTTAGGAATAGGAGACTCTACTAATTCTATAGTGAAAGAACTATTGGTTGACAATGCTGCAGACTTAGTTGATAAGGGTAGTTTGACGGAGATGGTGGCAGGATTGGAATTACTAAAGTATATGTCGCCTAATGAGCGCCATGACTTATACTATTGGCAAAACTTGACTCGTGGAACCGTTTCGGAGGTTGATTATGTCTTGTCTCGTGGCATTGACATTGTTCCGATGGAAGTGAAGTCTGGTTTACGAGGTTCGATGGCGAGTCTTTATGTTTTTATGGAAAAAGAGCATATTAAGTATGCCATTCGCTGTTCTTTGGAGAATTTTGGGGAGTTTGTCAGCCCCAAAGGGAAGAAGATATTAGTCAATCCTCTTTATGCTATTTCTAACTTGTTTTCTTGTGGTGAAAGACTTCTGTAG
- a CDS encoding cellulase family glycosylhydrolase produces the protein MKKLLLSLLAVMISFTALAQTKGDKLTINLKNGTSQVWDLTADGQAPVSKITHSADGKVGFVMTGLEDYGAFETYDINDINNISFSIYHESEVGNVNLADPSATEKTKRLYKYLQLNYGSKTISSVIANVNWNTQEADKIYKATGKYPAMNCYDFIHIYVPKQGSNGWINYNDITPVTNWADQGGLVSLMWHFNVPKTESTTLGTDGSGVTCTPSETTFKAANVFTAGSWENKWFYQEMDKVVEVLQKLQDAGVVAIWRPFHEAAGNACLKSGASWGKSWFWWGYNGAETYKKLWQTMFDYFQNKGIHNLIWAWTTQNYNGDANTYNNDADWYPGDKYVDIIGRDLYGYDAAKQAQEFKEIQARYPGKLIALAECGTDANNNTATAGIDEAWNAGAKWSFFMPWYGSNMPSNDWWKAALSSKNVITRDQVNLNANYVEESAVDAVKNMGIGTNFGNCTDVVAMWMNMNSNSVTDFEKAWGQEPTTKPMVDFLKKNGFNSVRIPVTWFQHMKADGTVDEAWMNRIQEIVDYVIDNGMYCILNVHHDTGADDKDVKHWIKADEANYKENKEKFEYLWTQIATRFKNYDHHLVFEGYNEMLDADNTWNAPKNASSYKGLNGYAQSFVNAVRATGGNNETRNLIVNTYAAANGDEVLNNLTIPTDKVEGHIAVEVHTYAPWDWFAKGKWDASCSKEIADMFTRLNKKFISKGIPCIIGEYGTHGSKSVSKNSSASEIQAAADQAADIVKQAKTYGVATFYWMSIFSEKDRTVPQWTLPTVVEAMKKAYNE, from the coding sequence ATGAAAAAACTATTACTCTCACTCCTAGCAGTAATGATTTCATTCACTGCCTTGGCACAAACGAAAGGAGACAAGCTGACCATCAACCTAAAGAATGGTACATCACAAGTCTGGGATCTGACAGCAGACGGACAGGCTCCAGTTTCTAAAATCACACACTCTGCAGATGGTAAAGTGGGATTCGTGATGACGGGTCTGGAAGACTATGGTGCTTTCGAAACCTACGACATCAACGACATCAACAACATCTCCTTCTCTATCTATCACGAAAGCGAAGTAGGCAATGTGAATCTCGCCGACCCTTCAGCTACAGAAAAGACCAAGCGTCTCTACAAATATCTGCAGCTGAATTATGGCAGCAAGACCATCTCTTCGGTCATCGCCAACGTCAATTGGAACACCCAGGAGGCTGACAAGATCTATAAGGCAACAGGCAAATACCCTGCCATGAACTGCTATGATTTTATCCATATCTATGTTCCTAAGCAGGGTTCCAACGGCTGGATCAACTACAACGACATCACTCCTGTCACCAACTGGGCAGACCAGGGCGGACTGGTATCGCTGATGTGGCACTTCAACGTGCCTAAGACAGAAAGCACCACTCTGGGAACAGATGGAAGCGGTGTGACCTGCACCCCATCCGAAACCACCTTCAAGGCAGCCAACGTATTTACTGCTGGCTCTTGGGAGAACAAATGGTTCTATCAGGAGATGGACAAGGTGGTGGAAGTTCTGCAGAAGTTGCAGGATGCAGGCGTTGTTGCCATTTGGCGACCATTCCACGAAGCTGCCGGTAATGCCTGTCTGAAATCAGGTGCCAGCTGGGGTAAGTCCTGGTTCTGGTGGGGATATAATGGTGCCGAAACTTACAAAAAGCTTTGGCAGACCATGTTTGATTACTTCCAGAACAAGGGAATCCACAACCTGATTTGGGCTTGGACCACACAGAATTACAATGGCGATGCAAATACCTATAACAATGATGCCGACTGGTATCCTGGCGACAAGTATGTAGATATCATCGGTCGCGACCTCTACGGTTATGATGCTGCCAAGCAGGCTCAGGAGTTCAAGGAGATTCAGGCACGCTATCCTGGTAAACTCATCGCTCTGGCTGAGTGCGGAACTGATGCCAACAACAATACAGCTACAGCAGGTATTGACGAAGCTTGGAACGCTGGCGCGAAATGGAGTTTCTTCATGCCTTGGTATGGAAGCAACATGCCATCCAACGACTGGTGGAAGGCAGCATTGAGCAGCAAGAACGTGATTACCCGTGACCAGGTGAACCTGAATGCCAACTACGTAGAGGAAAGCGCAGTAGATGCTGTGAAGAACATGGGCATCGGTACCAATTTCGGCAACTGCACAGATGTGGTAGCCATGTGGATGAACATGAACAGCAATTCTGTTACTGATTTCGAGAAAGCTTGGGGACAGGAGCCAACGACCAAACCGATGGTAGATTTCCTGAAGAAGAACGGTTTTAATTCCGTCCGCATCCCCGTTACCTGGTTCCAGCACATGAAGGCAGACGGAACCGTGGATGAAGCCTGGATGAACAGAATACAGGAAATCGTTGATTACGTCATTGATAACGGAATGTACTGCATCCTGAATGTTCACCATGATACAGGTGCAGACGATAAGGATGTGAAGCACTGGATCAAGGCTGATGAAGCCAACTATAAGGAGAACAAGGAGAAGTTTGAATATCTCTGGACCCAGATTGCCACCCGTTTCAAGAACTACGACCATCATCTGGTGTTCGAAGGTTACAACGAGATGCTTGATGCAGACAACACCTGGAATGCGCCAAAGAATGCTAGCAGCTATAAGGGTTTGAACGGATATGCCCAGAGTTTCGTGAATGCAGTACGTGCTACCGGTGGCAACAACGAGACCCGCAACCTCATCGTCAATACCTATGCAGCAGCTAACGGAGACGAGGTTTTGAACAACCTCACTATCCCTACCGACAAGGTAGAGGGGCATATCGCCGTAGAAGTTCACACCTATGCTCCATGGGATTGGTTTGCCAAAGGCAAGTGGGATGCTTCCTGCAGCAAGGAAATCGCTGATATGTTCACCCGCCTGAACAAGAAGTTCATCAGCAAGGGCATTCCTTGCATCATCGGTGAATACGGTACTCACGGAAGCAAGAGTGTCAGCAAAAACAGTTCTGCCAGCGAGATTCAGGCTGCTGCCGACCAGGCTGCCGACATAGTGAAGCAGGCAAAGACATACGGCGTAGCGACCTTCTACTGGATGAGCATCTTCAGCGAAAAAGACAGAACGGTTCCTCAGTGGACACTCCCTACAGTAGTGGAAGCTATGAAAAAGGCTTATAATGAATAA
- a CDS encoding T9SS C-terminal target domain-containing protein produces MKKIALSLLIALSCISAKAADGKSLFVSFNDGSKIEFALSTLPEVSFGDDKMTVTSTATAASYELWKVSTFTYGTTTGIKQVETNNKFAFEGDRIIVDGTNNKVSAFALDGKNIKLSPITAGDKTIINLSELTHGVYIIKINNKSIKVARQ; encoded by the coding sequence ATGAAGAAAATAGCATTATCCTTACTGATAGCTCTGAGCTGCATCTCAGCCAAAGCTGCCGACGGCAAGTCGCTGTTTGTATCATTCAACGATGGTAGCAAGATAGAGTTTGCACTGAGCACGCTACCGGAAGTGTCCTTCGGAGATGATAAGATGACTGTAACATCTACAGCTACTGCTGCCAGCTATGAACTATGGAAGGTTTCCACCTTCACTTATGGTACAACGACAGGCATCAAGCAGGTAGAAACCAACAACAAGTTTGCCTTCGAAGGTGACCGTATCATCGTGGATGGTACCAACAACAAGGTAAGCGCCTTCGCACTGGATGGGAAGAACATCAAACTCTCTCCTATCACAGCTGGCGACAAGACCATCATCAATCTCAGTGAATTGACACATGGGGTCTATATTATCAAAATCAATAACAAATCCATAAAAGTAGCAAGACAATGA
- a CDS encoding IPT/TIG domain-containing protein has protein sequence MKRHNKSFLWLVLLLICSTFAFTSCDRDDLNTDQYGNEISVLSYGPNPVLRGGVLTFKGANLDQITEIDLPGAEAITSINVVTSGKNSEINIEVPAEKCEPGIVTLKTAKNGEIKTLTPITYIENLKFTGFYVGENKENLVGNVGDVLTIEGDYLNNITSVIFANGATMDAENFKSQTRYQIQLVIPAEAGEGRFQISDGNNYMYSEGALSINAPEIDANNAIGKSLIKAGETEVLRGTSLDQIASIELNGATVEAADFKSQTASEITFIISSKVADGEITAVTKSGIRIPFGEITTVVPSQLVATPSPIKNGKEITISGKDMDLITGIAFPNAKESKLNKVETTKVTSTVPEDAQEGDITLSLDNGKTVTVAYKLVKPTVTACAPAAITAGEKTIIKGTDLDLVKSITFPGDVDMTVDDFKGTANAIAVTVPAACAGSGFKLNLKNGTTVNIDSQLSIKAATDPAIASVTPGEAIAGSTITITGKNFQNIQNLYIGSYKVNRYTSRTNTEIVCQVPATAEVGTYKIVMEDPDGNKIEGPEFKVVPAEKDIADFAKNEAGTAITYPFVFSWGDGTGKFRLNKADLIKLGVKKGSKLIIYKDASVTGQVQINDANWAGLYTIADWNGTEAQLVQEFDDKMMNAINNVSDGWSDTAFIIQGDLGKANKIVILP, from the coding sequence ATGAAAAGACATAATAAATCTTTCCTCTGGTTGGTTCTGCTACTGATATGCAGTACATTTGCGTTCACATCATGCGACCGTGATGACTTGAACACCGACCAGTATGGCAATGAAATATCTGTATTATCATACGGTCCAAACCCTGTACTCCGTGGGGGTGTCCTTACTTTCAAGGGAGCCAATCTTGACCAAATTACAGAAATAGATCTTCCTGGTGCAGAAGCTATTACCAGCATTAATGTTGTTACATCAGGAAAAAACTCAGAAATCAATATTGAAGTTCCTGCAGAAAAATGTGAACCAGGTATTGTTACATTGAAGACCGCCAAGAATGGTGAAATCAAGACACTTACCCCAATCACATACATTGAGAATTTGAAATTCACAGGTTTCTACGTAGGTGAAAACAAGGAAAACCTGGTAGGTAATGTTGGAGACGTCCTCACTATTGAAGGCGATTATCTCAACAATATTACATCTGTCATTTTTGCCAATGGCGCAACTATGGATGCCGAGAATTTTAAATCTCAGACCCGCTATCAGATTCAGCTGGTAATCCCAGCAGAAGCAGGAGAAGGCAGATTCCAGATTAGCGATGGAAACAACTATATGTATTCTGAAGGTGCTTTAAGTATCAATGCTCCTGAAATCGATGCAAACAATGCTATCGGTAAGTCTCTCATCAAGGCTGGTGAAACAGAGGTCCTCAGAGGTACTTCACTTGATCAGATTGCAAGCATTGAGTTGAATGGTGCAACCGTAGAAGCAGCTGACTTCAAGTCACAAACAGCTTCTGAGATTACCTTCATTATCTCTTCTAAGGTAGCAGACGGTGAAATTACAGCTGTAACAAAAAGCGGTATAAGAATTCCTTTCGGTGAGATTACAACCGTTGTTCCTAGCCAACTCGTTGCAACTCCTTCCCCTATCAAGAATGGTAAAGAGATAACAATCAGCGGTAAGGATATGGATCTGATTACAGGCATCGCATTCCCTAACGCCAAGGAATCTAAGCTTAACAAGGTTGAGACAACAAAGGTTACTTCTACAGTACCAGAGGATGCACAGGAAGGCGACATCACTTTGAGTCTTGATAATGGTAAGACTGTAACAGTAGCCTATAAATTGGTTAAGCCAACCGTTACCGCTTGCGCTCCTGCAGCCATCACAGCTGGCGAGAAGACCATCATCAAAGGTACAGATCTCGACCTCGTGAAGAGCATCACCTTCCCTGGCGATGTAGACATGACAGTAGATGATTTCAAGGGTACAGCCAATGCTATCGCAGTAACAGTTCCTGCAGCCTGCGCCGGTTCAGGCTTCAAGCTCAACCTGAAGAATGGTACTACTGTCAACATCGATAGTCAATTGAGCATTAAGGCAGCAACAGATCCAGCTATTGCATCTGTTACACCAGGTGAGGCTATCGCAGGTTCAACCATCACCATCACTGGCAAGAACTTCCAGAACATCCAGAACCTCTACATCGGTTCTTACAAGGTAAACCGCTATACATCTCGCACCAACACAGAGATTGTCTGCCAGGTTCCTGCCACAGCAGAAGTAGGTACATACAAGATCGTGATGGAAGACCCAGACGGCAACAAGATTGAGGGTCCCGAGTTCAAGGTGGTTCCTGCAGAGAAAGACATAGCTGACTTTGCCAAAAATGAAGCTGGCACAGCCATTACCTATCCATTTGTGTTCAGTTGGGGCGATGGTACGGGTAAATTCCGTCTCAACAAAGCAGATCTTATTAAACTTGGCGTAAAGAAGGGTTCTAAGTTGATAATTTATAAGGATGCAAGTGTTACAGGACAAGTTCAAATCAATGACGCAAATTGGGCTGGTCTTTATACAATTGCAGACTGGAACGGAACAGAAGCTCAGCTTGTACAAGAATTTGATGACAAAATGATGAATGCCATCAACAATGTTTCTGACGGTTGGAGCGACACTGCATTCATTATCCAAGGTGACTTAGGGAAAGCAAACAAGATTGTTATCCTCCCATAA